A genomic stretch from Alosa sapidissima isolate fAloSap1 chromosome 3, fAloSap1.pri, whole genome shotgun sequence includes:
- the LOC121705582 gene encoding heme-binding protein 1-like isoform X1 codes for MFGMLKNSLFGATEETEYKLLSTETKDGVSYEVRRYDNGKFATISSEGRTFDQVSGELVRRLLMYIGGSNEQGEAMGNTMPIILTVFPRDDGAMLRRVVVAVRIPSRYQVCPPAPTDSTIKIEDRSGMTVYSLQFGGFAGESEYRSEYSRLTRTIGETAPYQRKQYFCVSYDPPLKPYGRRNEVWLIQDEP; via the exons ATGTTTGGAATGCTAAAGAATTCGCTTTTTGGGGCCACTGAAGAAACTGAGTACAAATTATTAAGCACCGAAAcaaag GACGGGGTCAGCTATGAGGTGCGACGGTATGACAATGGAAAGTTTGCCACCATAAGCTCAGAGGGACGGACGTTCGATCAAGTGTCGGGTGAACTTGTGAGGAGGCTCCTCATGTACATCGGGGGGAGCAATGAGCAAG GCGAAGCCATGGGAAACACAATGCCAATCATCTTAACAGTGTTCCCCCGGGATGACGGTGCCATGCTGCGACGTGTGGTTGTTGCTGTTCGTATTCCCTCCCGCTATCAAGTCTGTCCACCAGCACCAACCGACAGCACAATCAAGATTGAGGATCGGTCAGGCATGACCGTCTACTCACT GCAGTTTGGGGGCTTCGCAGGAGAGTCAGAGTATCGCTCAGAATATTCCCGTTTGACACGCACCATTGGCGAGACCGCCCCTTATCAGCGCAAGCAGTACTTCTGTGTGAGCTATGACCCGCCACTGAAGCCCTACGGGCGACGAAATGAAGTCTGGCTCATCCAGGACGAGCCCTGA
- the LOC121705582 gene encoding heme-binding protein 1-like isoform X2 — protein MPGHIWDGVSYEVRRYDNGKFATISSEGRTFDQVSGELVRRLLMYIGGSNEQGEAMGNTMPIILTVFPRDDGAMLRRVVVAVRIPSRYQVCPPAPTDSTIKIEDRSGMTVYSLQFGGFAGESEYRSEYSRLTRTIGETAPYQRKQYFCVSYDPPLKPYGRRNEVWLIQDEP, from the exons ATGCCAGGCCATATTTGG GACGGGGTCAGCTATGAGGTGCGACGGTATGACAATGGAAAGTTTGCCACCATAAGCTCAGAGGGACGGACGTTCGATCAAGTGTCGGGTGAACTTGTGAGGAGGCTCCTCATGTACATCGGGGGGAGCAATGAGCAAG GCGAAGCCATGGGAAACACAATGCCAATCATCTTAACAGTGTTCCCCCGGGATGACGGTGCCATGCTGCGACGTGTGGTTGTTGCTGTTCGTATTCCCTCCCGCTATCAAGTCTGTCCACCAGCACCAACCGACAGCACAATCAAGATTGAGGATCGGTCAGGCATGACCGTCTACTCACT GCAGTTTGGGGGCTTCGCAGGAGAGTCAGAGTATCGCTCAGAATATTCCCGTTTGACACGCACCATTGGCGAGACCGCCCCTTATCAGCGCAAGCAGTACTTCTGTGTGAGCTATGACCCGCCACTGAAGCCCTACGGGCGACGAAATGAAGTCTGGCTCATCCAGGACGAGCCCTGA